A genomic window from Brassica oleracea var. oleracea cultivar TO1000 chromosome C8, BOL, whole genome shotgun sequence includes:
- the LOC106308354 gene encoding LOW QUALITY PROTEIN: uncharacterized protein LOC106308354 (The sequence of the model RefSeq protein was modified relative to this genomic sequence to represent the inferred CDS: inserted 1 base in 1 codon; deleted 1 base in 1 codon; substituted 1 base at 1 genomic stop codon) — MKLKPQTTKGTVTPLASLFSEEEARKAATYVLEKIREKREEMNRLQHFVDENDNLINLVTKLSDQLRHNVMASFNPLKQPYPXSLIAYTRLMKRTNEWLVFLGENYYTDRTSXRDKTLQSQIHSLKAEIEDFQSEASFFATTASEAAEGLLEIREEYEEEDSSATVLQPSGFNPGGEGEAGEGEVEVEENEFARIMSKLNELEMQEELEGEDGDDYKGEDQYSSGESVEESEHVMVFDLRDKSNHNRIGDEESAAKQESTISVLEKVSSGHSSSVGEPMRYSESPIQKSEPKFDTNNKAFTGSIVEHAHNLQTNTHGLMQPSGSQPSKPVSRFKAQRK, encoded by the exons ATGAAGTTGA AGCCACAAACGACGAAGGGAACAGTGACGCCTCTAGCTTCGTTGTTCTCAGAGGAGGAGGCACGCAAAGCAGCAACTTACGTGCTGGAGAAAATCAGAGAGAAGAGGGAAGAAATGAACCGTCTTCAACATTTCGTGGACGAAAACGACAATCTCATCAATCTCGTCACGAAGCTTTCGGATCAGCTCCGCCACAACGTTATGGCGAGTTTTAATCCATTAAAACAACCTTATCCTTAGAGTCTAATTGCGTACACACGATTGATGAAACGCACCAACGAGTGGTTG GTGTTTTTGGGAGAGAATTACTATACTGACAGAACAT AAAGAGACAAGACTTTACAGTCCCAGATTCATTCTCTCAAAGCTGAGATTGAAGATTTTCAATCGGAGGCTTCCTTCTTCGCTACAACTGCTTCAGAAGCAGCA GAAGGACTTCTTGAGATAAGAGAAGAGTATGAAGAAGAAGATTCTTCTGCAACTGTGCTTCAGCCTTCTGGTTTTAATCCTGGAGGTGAGGGAGAGGCGGGAGAAGGTGAAGTTGAAGTTGAAGAGAATGAATTTGCTCGAATCATGTCCAAGTTGAATGAACTTGAAATGCAAGAAGAACTGGAGGGTGAGGATGGGGATGATTATAAAGGTGAAGACCAATACTCTTCTGGGGAAAGTGTGGAGGAGAGTGAGCACGTTATGGTGTTTGATCTTAGAGATAAATCAAACCACAATAGGATTGGTGATGAGGAATCTGCTGCGAAACAAGAATCTACCATATCTGTTCTTGAGAAGGTGTCT TCTGGCCATAGTTCTTCTGTTGGTGAACCGATGAGATATTCAGAG TCACCTATACAGAAATCGGAGCCCAAGTTTGATACTAACAACAAG GCGTTTACTGGATCGATCGTAGAGCACGCCCATAATCTACAAACCAACACACACGGCCTAATGCAG CCTTCAGGGTCTCAGCCATCAAAACCAGTTTCAAGATTCAAGGCACAGAGAAAATAG